From Actinoplanes oblitus, a single genomic window includes:
- the mqnP gene encoding menaquinone biosynthesis prenyltransferase MqnP: MTALEAPPGKIKAFLRLVAIEHSVFALPFAYLSALVATAQPVDLTGLEPDADGYYSTGIHWVDLLLVTVAMVSGRTFAMAANRILDRKIDALNPRTQNRELVTGAVSLRTAWTGALISLVLLVVAAGLLNPLCLALSPLAVIPLVIYPYAKRFTNFPHYVLALAQAVAPVGAWLAMTGTFHGSGPAWVLGVAVGLWIGGFDIIYACQDVEIDRKIGVHSTPARFGVRTALHISTATHIVTFALFVWFGQLVELSWFWWIGLALTAVAFVYQHVVVTADDLSKVNRAFFTANGFVGIALFLFAVLDLLVAGRFTPLAAGIGM; encoded by the coding sequence GTGACGGCTTTGGAAGCACCTCCTGGCAAGATCAAAGCCTTCCTGCGGCTGGTGGCGATCGAGCACTCGGTCTTCGCGCTGCCGTTCGCCTACCTGTCCGCGCTGGTCGCGACGGCGCAGCCGGTCGACCTGACCGGGCTGGAGCCGGACGCCGACGGGTACTACTCGACCGGCATCCACTGGGTCGACCTGCTGCTGGTGACGGTCGCCATGGTGTCGGGACGGACGTTCGCGATGGCGGCGAACCGGATCCTGGACCGCAAGATCGACGCGCTCAACCCGCGTACCCAGAACCGCGAGCTGGTCACCGGCGCGGTGAGCCTGCGTACCGCCTGGACCGGTGCGCTGATCTCGCTGGTGCTGCTGGTCGTCGCGGCCGGCCTGCTGAACCCGCTCTGCCTGGCGCTCTCCCCGCTCGCGGTGATCCCGCTGGTGATCTACCCGTACGCCAAGCGGTTCACCAACTTCCCGCACTACGTGCTGGCGCTGGCCCAGGCGGTCGCCCCGGTCGGCGCCTGGCTGGCGATGACCGGCACGTTCCACGGCTCCGGCCCGGCCTGGGTGCTGGGCGTCGCGGTCGGCCTGTGGATCGGCGGGTTCGACATCATCTACGCCTGCCAGGACGTGGAGATCGACCGGAAGATCGGGGTGCACTCGACGCCGGCCCGGTTCGGCGTGCGTACCGCGCTGCACATCTCGACCGCCACGCACATCGTCACGTTCGCGCTCTTCGTCTGGTTCGGTCAGCTGGTCGAGCTCAGCTGGTTCTGGTGGATCGGCCTGGCCCTGACCGCGGTGGCCTTCGTCTACCAGCACGTGGTGGTCACCGCGGACGACCTCTCCAAGGTCAACCGCGCGTTCTTTACCGCGAACGGCTTCGTCGGCATCGCGCTCTTCCTGTTCGCGGTCCTCGACCTGCTCGTCGCCGGCCGGTTCACGCCCCTGGCGGCGGGTATCGGGATGTAA